A genomic window from Candidatus Methylacidiphilum fumarolicum includes:
- the lpxB gene encoding lipid-A-disaccharide synthase: MMQVKPSKKKFLLVAGETSGDLYGALLIEALRKSFPEAVFLGVGGSRMAAAGQIQLYELSKLAVVGLVEVIKNLAEIRKIFKELLHCAIVEKPDCVILIDYPGFNLRFASKLRKELPTTKIVYYISPQVWAWNSQRAARFHQLFDLMVVIFPFEKPWFEKNAPTLRVEWVGHPLLDRLLPNPLPNSQFSSNKIALLPGSRRMEIIRHLPILYQVAWKMVMKNQDYEFLWIAPNEELIELGLAHLGEKHLPEWLKIQIGYPLSHVSRCRLAILASGSVSLECAILGVPQIVIYKTNPLTYQVGKRLVKVPFLSIVNVLASEQIVPEFVQDNAHPDRIVPIALRLMEDEELRTWMKKRMKEVIDSLGSTGASQKTSNLIVDLLNEEKKEQPLHLRS, encoded by the coding sequence ATGATGCAAGTCAAACCATCCAAAAAAAAGTTTTTGTTGGTTGCTGGAGAAACAAGTGGAGATCTTTACGGAGCCCTGCTGATTGAAGCACTTCGAAAGTCTTTTCCAGAAGCCGTTTTTTTAGGAGTGGGAGGATCAAGGATGGCGGCTGCTGGACAGATACAACTTTATGAACTTTCTAAATTGGCTGTTGTGGGACTCGTAGAAGTCATCAAAAATTTAGCTGAAATCAGAAAGATTTTTAAAGAGCTTTTGCATTGCGCCATTGTTGAAAAACCTGATTGTGTGATTTTAATAGATTATCCTGGCTTTAATCTTCGGTTTGCCTCCAAACTTCGCAAAGAATTACCTACTACTAAGATCGTTTATTATATAAGCCCTCAAGTCTGGGCATGGAATAGCCAAAGAGCAGCACGCTTCCATCAGCTCTTTGATCTTATGGTGGTTATTTTTCCATTTGAGAAGCCATGGTTTGAGAAAAATGCCCCCACCTTGCGAGTGGAATGGGTAGGGCACCCCTTGTTGGATCGGCTGCTTCCTAATCCTTTGCCAAATTCTCAATTTAGTTCTAACAAAATAGCCCTGCTTCCAGGAAGCCGGAGGATGGAAATTATTAGGCATTTGCCCATTCTTTATCAAGTGGCATGGAAGATGGTTATGAAGAACCAGGATTATGAATTTTTATGGATTGCACCCAACGAAGAACTGATCGAACTGGGATTGGCGCATCTTGGAGAAAAACATCTTCCGGAATGGTTGAAGATTCAGATAGGCTATCCACTTTCTCATGTCTCCAGATGTCGATTGGCTATTTTAGCCTCTGGATCAGTATCTTTGGAGTGCGCTATCCTTGGGGTCCCTCAGATCGTTATCTATAAAACCAATCCTTTGACGTATCAAGTGGGTAAAAGGCTTGTTAAAGTCCCTTTCTTGAGTATTGTCAATGTGCTTGCTTCCGAGCAGATTGTGCCAGAATTCGTTCAAGATAATGCACATCCAGATAGAATAGTCCCAATAGCTTTGCGCCTGATGGAAGACGAAGAACTAAGGACTTGGATGAAAAAAAGAATGAAAGAAGTTATCGATTCCCTCGGTTCAACTGGAGCAAGCCAAAAAACAAGTAATCTAATTGTTGATCTGCTTAACGAGGAGAAGAAGGAGCAGCCATTACATCTTAGGAGTTAA
- the nusA gene encoding transcription termination factor NusA, whose translation MNQEVLAIMEYMEKEKGINRQVFIEAMQSALLAAAKKSIGPARDLRVEIHPKTGRINVRAKLEVVEKVQNSHDQISIKRAKEIDPNVKLGDLIEVEVTPKDFGRIAAQVFKQTINQALKGIERKMVLSEFKDRINNIVSGTIRRIERSDVIIDLGRYEGVMPAKERVPTEEYVVGERIKAYVLSVEDTPHGPMIILSRSHPNFILRLLELEVSEVADKIVEVKAIAREPGFRTKIAVWTNNPKIDPVGSCVGVRGARVKNIVRELHSEKIDLFKWSPNVEELTIEALKPAKVKKVEVDQEHHRVKVTVDEENYSIALGRKGKNIWLASKIVGWDIDVVKEPSEAVDNFTQKLTKAAEEMASTLSIDQSVAEQIVRAGFINPEAVAESEEEDLMSALPELDPQLIHRLKEAAHLAGKTN comes from the coding sequence ATGAATCAGGAAGTCCTAGCTATCATGGAATACATGGAAAAGGAAAAAGGGATCAATAGGCAGGTGTTCATCGAAGCGATGCAGTCAGCTTTATTGGCGGCCGCAAAAAAAAGCATTGGACCTGCCAGGGATCTTAGGGTAGAGATCCATCCTAAAACTGGACGAATCAATGTTCGAGCCAAACTCGAAGTTGTTGAAAAAGTCCAGAACAGCCATGATCAAATTTCCATCAAAAGAGCAAAAGAAATCGATCCAAATGTCAAGCTTGGAGATCTGATTGAAGTGGAAGTGACTCCGAAAGATTTTGGCAGAATTGCAGCTCAAGTTTTTAAACAGACTATCAACCAAGCCCTCAAAGGCATAGAAAGAAAAATGGTTCTGTCAGAATTTAAAGATCGCATTAACAATATTGTTAGCGGCACCATCCGAAGAATAGAGAGATCCGATGTAATAATAGACTTGGGAAGATATGAAGGCGTAATGCCTGCTAAAGAAAGAGTACCTACAGAAGAGTACGTTGTTGGGGAAAGAATCAAGGCTTATGTACTTTCCGTAGAAGACACTCCCCATGGTCCTATGATTATTTTGTCTCGGAGCCATCCTAATTTCATATTACGCCTTCTTGAATTAGAGGTCAGTGAAGTAGCAGATAAAATTGTCGAAGTAAAAGCCATTGCTAGAGAACCTGGATTTCGCACAAAAATTGCCGTTTGGACAAACAATCCTAAAATAGATCCTGTCGGTTCCTGTGTCGGTGTCCGGGGAGCACGTGTAAAAAATATTGTCAGAGAGTTGCATAGCGAAAAGATCGATTTATTCAAATGGTCACCCAATGTAGAAGAACTAACTATTGAAGCTTTGAAACCCGCAAAAGTAAAAAAAGTGGAAGTGGATCAAGAGCACCATCGGGTAAAAGTAACAGTGGATGAAGAAAATTATTCAATAGCGCTTGGCAGAAAAGGGAAAAATATTTGGCTTGCATCCAAAATTGTGGGCTGGGATATAGACGTTGTCAAAGAGCCATCAGAAGCCGTGGATAATTTCACACAAAAGCTTACCAAAGCCGCTGAAGAGATGGCTTCTACGCTTTCTATTGATCAAAGCGTGGCTGAACAAATAGTAAGAGCAGGCTTTATTAATCCTGAAGCTGTGGCTGAAAGTGAAGAAGAAGACCTTATGTCTGCTCTTCCTGAACTGGATCCGCAGTTGATCCATCGCTTAAAAGAAGCAGCTCACTTGGCAGGAAAAACAAATTGA
- the galE gene encoding UDP-glucose 4-epimerase GalE, which yields MKVLVTGGAGYIGSICVERLIDRGYQVIVLDNLSEGHIKAVESRALFIKGDIADRNLLLSIFMNEKPQAVIHFAAKALVAESMRDPSLYFQNNVAYGINLLDAMVAYGLKRIVFSSTCSIYGSVTKVPIDENFPANPENPYGESKFLFEKILEWYRKIHGISPVIFRYFNAAGATLYHGEHHRKETHLIPRILQAALGILSKVEIYGVDYPTADGSAIRDYIHVVDLVDAHIKALENPFEGVFNLGSAKGYSVLEVIEAARAITAMPIPAVVCSRRTGDPPILVANFRKAFETFGWKPNYDLNAIIQSAWSWHKSHPRGYE from the coding sequence TTGAAGGTCCTTGTCACAGGCGGTGCAGGATATATTGGTAGTATATGTGTGGAGAGATTGATAGATCGTGGCTATCAAGTCATTGTCCTTGATAATCTTTCAGAGGGACATATCAAAGCCGTAGAATCAAGAGCCTTATTTATCAAAGGGGATATTGCTGATCGGAATCTGCTTTTATCTATCTTCATGAATGAAAAGCCTCAGGCTGTGATCCATTTTGCTGCCAAGGCCTTAGTTGCAGAATCGATGAGGGATCCTTCCTTATATTTTCAAAATAACGTGGCTTATGGAATCAATCTTTTAGATGCCATGGTAGCGTATGGGTTAAAGAGAATAGTCTTTTCTTCCACTTGTTCAATCTATGGCTCGGTTACAAAAGTGCCCATTGACGAAAATTTTCCGGCAAATCCAGAAAATCCGTATGGGGAATCCAAATTTCTATTTGAAAAAATTCTTGAATGGTACCGGAAGATTCATGGGATCAGTCCTGTTATTTTTAGATATTTTAATGCAGCCGGAGCAACTCTTTACCATGGAGAACATCACAGGAAGGAGACTCATTTGATCCCTAGAATTTTACAAGCGGCTTTGGGTATATTATCGAAGGTAGAGATTTATGGTGTTGACTATCCGACTGCTGATGGCTCTGCGATTAGAGATTATATCCATGTAGTAGATCTTGTTGATGCGCATATTAAAGCTTTGGAAAATCCGTTTGAAGGAGTGTTTAATTTAGGTAGTGCAAAAGGCTACTCTGTGCTTGAGGTTATAGAAGCTGCTCGAGCGATTACGGCAATGCCTATTCCTGCTGTAGTGTGTTCTCGTCGTACTGGTGACCCCCCAATTCTTGTGGCTAATTTCAGAAAAGCTTTTGAAACATTTGGTTGGAAGCCAAACTATGATCTAAATGCAATCATTCAAAGCGCATGGTCATGGCATAAATCCCACCCTCGAGGCTACGAGTAA
- a CDS encoding ABC transporter permease, translated as MSLIGPWFYPQSLYKTTNEILLPPSLQHIFGTDIHGRDLFIRILFGARISFGVGFSGSLISLFIGVAYGSIAAYAGGKIDRMMMQLVDLLYSLPVLVFVIVLIAIFENPLRTFLFHSHLESLLPYSRIILLLVGLGFVEWLTMARVVRSRVLILKESLFVQAAKVLGQNSFKILLKHIFPNIAGLVIVYLTLTIPTVILEESFLSFLGLGVEPPSSSLGSLLSDGANAINPVKISWWLLFFPGLYLSLTLWSLNVFGEWLRDKLDPKTR; from the coding sequence TTGTCTCTTATCGGTCCTTGGTTTTATCCTCAATCTCTCTATAAAACAACAAACGAAATCTTACTGCCGCCTAGCCTTCAACATATATTCGGAACTGATATCCATGGACGGGATCTGTTTATCAGAATCCTTTTCGGAGCAAGAATTTCTTTCGGAGTGGGCTTCAGTGGTTCTTTGATTAGTCTTTTTATAGGGGTCGCTTATGGATCCATTGCCGCCTATGCTGGCGGAAAAATTGACAGGATGATGATGCAGCTTGTCGATCTTCTTTATTCCTTACCTGTGTTGGTTTTTGTCATCGTACTCATAGCCATATTTGAAAATCCTCTACGCACTTTTCTATTTCATAGCCACTTGGAATCGCTGCTTCCCTACTCGCGTATTATCCTTCTTCTAGTAGGACTGGGTTTTGTCGAATGGCTCACAATGGCAAGGGTTGTTCGAAGCCGTGTATTGATCTTAAAAGAATCTCTTTTTGTACAAGCCGCAAAAGTTCTAGGACAAAACAGTTTTAAGATACTTCTTAAACATATTTTTCCCAATATCGCAGGCCTTGTGATTGTTTATCTGACGTTGACCATTCCAACAGTCATTCTGGAAGAATCTTTTTTGAGTTTTTTAGGACTAGGAGTTGAACCTCCTTCCTCTAGTCTAGGAAGTCTTTTATCTGACGGAGCAAATGCAATCAATCCCGTCAAGATATCTTGGTGGCTTCTTTTCTTTCCAGGACTATACTTAAGTCTTACCCTTTGGTCATTGAATGTTTTTGGCGAATGGTTAAGAGATAAACTCGATCCTAAAACAAGATAA
- the rbfA gene encoding 30S ribosome-binding factor RbfA encodes MTTRAIRVSEVIRRELSWCFQREVELEGLVLTISAVETSADLKEASIFVSLFDASIPEENLLMILNRHRNEWQKWIGKRLQSKFTPRLTFKIDNSLDRGDRVLRLIEELDKETNTDS; translated from the coding sequence ATGACAACAAGAGCGATTAGGGTTTCGGAAGTCATTCGTCGAGAGTTATCTTGGTGCTTTCAACGAGAAGTAGAACTCGAAGGCTTAGTGTTAACTATATCTGCCGTAGAAACTTCCGCTGATCTTAAAGAAGCTTCCATTTTTGTGAGCCTTTTTGATGCCTCCATCCCTGAGGAAAACTTGCTTATGATTTTAAATAGGCACCGAAACGAATGGCAAAAGTGGATTGGAAAAAGATTGCAAAGCAAATTTACACCACGGTTGACTTTTAAAATCGATAATTCATTAGATAGAGGAGACCGAGTATTACGTCTCATTGAAGAACTTGACAAAGAAACAAATACAGACTCATAG
- a CDS encoding tetratricopeptide repeat protein: MPDQFMQLDKVTSKDRVSNKHLSPPIYSWAIKLVVLVVFFQMFSLLSIFWLRHYVFNQVSKKDRLTAANNSFKLPSFLSPKPPALPVIHSKELKKEASFLAEENKEEKLDAFIKDAERFEREGELSLARDALNNAEEVDPLNCDVLVRQAQLAERQKDGQRAYTYWSKIAELDRKSSSSSPLYKTARQKVAAFRSQSKKDNASPSLIHSALKGIQAMGKTLSLEKIRVEKSNLSNTPWGQEVTLRVPIFLSDPSIRIDPKQIRYQIYIYDEIDKGIILQSNAKITSSFENPLPTWTIHQTEILRINYKLERPVQNQKFYGYIIRIFYCGQLQDQIADPPELLTRLPGLTPKM; encoded by the coding sequence ATGCCTGATCAATTCATGCAACTAGATAAAGTTACTTCAAAAGATAGGGTTTCTAATAAACACCTCTCACCTCCTATCTATTCTTGGGCAATTAAGCTGGTTGTGCTTGTCGTATTCTTTCAAATGTTCTCCCTTCTTTCCATATTCTGGTTAAGACATTATGTTTTTAATCAAGTTTCAAAAAAAGATCGATTGACAGCTGCAAACAATTCTTTTAAGTTGCCTTCTTTTCTCTCTCCTAAGCCTCCAGCCTTACCAGTAATTCACTCCAAAGAATTGAAAAAGGAGGCTTCTTTTTTAGCAGAAGAAAATAAAGAAGAAAAACTCGATGCCTTTATCAAGGATGCCGAACGATTTGAAAGAGAAGGAGAATTGAGCCTAGCTCGTGATGCTCTAAACAACGCCGAAGAAGTAGATCCTCTCAATTGCGATGTGCTTGTCAGACAAGCTCAACTAGCTGAACGTCAGAAAGATGGACAAAGAGCCTATACCTACTGGAGTAAAATTGCTGAGCTCGATCGCAAATCTAGCTCTTCTAGTCCCCTTTATAAAACAGCCCGTCAAAAAGTAGCTGCCTTTAGAAGTCAGTCTAAAAAAGACAATGCCTCTCCATCTCTTATCCACTCGGCCCTAAAAGGAATTCAAGCAATGGGCAAGACGTTAAGTCTTGAAAAAATACGTGTTGAGAAAAGTAATCTTTCTAATACCCCTTGGGGACAAGAAGTCACTCTGCGGGTGCCCATTTTTCTTTCCGATCCTTCCATTCGCATTGATCCCAAACAGATCCGTTACCAAATTTATATTTATGATGAGATAGACAAAGGCATTATTTTACAATCAAATGCCAAAATTACTAGCTCATTTGAGAACCCTCTTCCTACTTGGACTATACACCAAACAGAAATCCTTCGGATTAATTACAAATTAGAACGTCCCGTTCAAAACCAAAAGTTTTATGGGTACATTATTCGGATTTTTTATTGTGGGCAGCTTCAGGATCAAATTGCTGATCCCCCTGAACTGCTAACCCGCCTTCCTGGTTTAACTCCTAAGATGTAA
- a CDS encoding LpxI family protein: protein MTTKNQKKSILESANRLGIIAGRGVYPLLVAKGAKRSGVEKIFSVCFVSETDHQMETLSTAVEWIRVGQLSKLIQFFKKNEVNTAIMAGGIAPSHLFELRPDLRAILLLAKLKERNAHTIFGAIAQELEKNGVILLSATTFLEDQLAPSGQFGGPQIKKRYWEDVEFGFRIAKEIARLDIGQSVVVKNGTVLSVEAFEGTDEAMKRGGELGRGSAMLVKVSKPNQDFRFDVPVIGIKTIESAQRFGIGTIVCESAKTLILEKEKVVSLADQTKISLIGFP, encoded by the coding sequence GTGACTACTAAGAATCAAAAAAAATCAATTCTTGAGTCGGCTAATCGACTTGGCATTATTGCTGGCCGGGGTGTTTATCCATTGCTTGTGGCAAAAGGAGCAAAAAGATCCGGAGTAGAGAAGATTTTCTCGGTCTGTTTTGTGTCCGAAACAGATCATCAGATGGAAACTCTTTCGACTGCAGTGGAATGGATTCGGGTTGGTCAGCTTTCTAAATTAATTCAATTTTTCAAAAAAAATGAAGTCAACACAGCAATCATGGCTGGAGGGATAGCTCCATCCCATCTTTTTGAATTAAGACCTGATCTGCGAGCTATTTTGCTTTTAGCAAAACTAAAGGAAAGAAATGCGCATACAATTTTTGGTGCTATTGCTCAAGAGCTTGAAAAAAATGGAGTCATTCTTTTAAGTGCCACTACTTTTTTGGAAGACCAATTAGCCCCTTCTGGACAATTTGGAGGTCCCCAAATTAAAAAAAGATATTGGGAGGATGTTGAGTTTGGGTTTAGAATCGCCAAAGAAATCGCAAGGCTTGATATAGGTCAATCGGTTGTGGTTAAAAATGGGACGGTGCTATCGGTTGAGGCATTTGAAGGAACTGATGAGGCCATGAAAAGGGGCGGAGAATTGGGAAGAGGGAGTGCCATGCTAGTGAAAGTTAGTAAGCCTAATCAAGATTTTAGGTTTGATGTTCCTGTTATAGGGATCAAGACGATTGAGTCAGCCCAACGTTTTGGCATTGGTACCATTGTGTGCGAATCAGCAAAGACACTTATTTTGGAGAAGGAAAAGGTAGTAAGTTTAGCCGATCAGACTAAAATAAGTCTGATTGGATTTCCATAG
- a CDS encoding Gfo/Idh/MocA family protein: MSPIKLGVIGIGHIGKHHARIYAQMDGVHYVGCFDIKKDAAGRLAEAIGGKVFESLEELLKEVDAVSIATPTSTHFTIGSKCLEAGVHVLIEKPITDSLLEAKLLVEIAKKNDVILQVGHVERYNPAFRVLEGYLSQPRFIECHRLCPYPGRNTELGVVLDLMIHDLEAILHLVHSEVQSVDAVGVSVLSLTEDIANARIKFKNGAIANITTSRISPEKMRKIRIFQDDAYISLNYLEQKGEIYRKRDHGIECLPMPIEKGEPLFFELRSFIDCIYSKDSPLVGGKEAVEALKLAVEITEIIRSNKVN, translated from the coding sequence ATGAGCCCGATCAAACTTGGCGTCATTGGCATAGGGCATATCGGCAAACATCATGCTCGGATATATGCCCAGATGGATGGAGTCCATTATGTGGGATGTTTTGATATTAAAAAGGATGCGGCAGGAAGACTTGCAGAAGCCATTGGTGGAAAAGTCTTTGAGTCTCTAGAGGAACTATTAAAAGAAGTGGATGCAGTTTCGATAGCTACCCCGACTTCTACTCATTTCACTATTGGTTCAAAATGTTTAGAAGCTGGTGTTCATGTGCTAATTGAAAAACCGATTACTGATAGCCTACTGGAGGCAAAATTGCTTGTGGAAATTGCCAAAAAAAATGATGTCATTTTACAAGTAGGCCATGTGGAAAGATATAATCCTGCTTTTAGAGTTCTCGAAGGATATTTGAGTCAACCTCGATTTATCGAATGCCACAGGCTCTGTCCCTATCCAGGAAGAAATACTGAGCTTGGAGTCGTACTGGATCTTATGATCCATGACTTGGAGGCAATACTGCATCTGGTGCATTCCGAAGTTCAGTCAGTTGATGCGGTGGGAGTTTCTGTTTTAAGCCTTACAGAAGACATTGCCAATGCAAGAATCAAATTTAAAAATGGGGCTATTGCTAACATAACCACTAGTCGGATAAGCCCTGAAAAAATGCGAAAAATTAGGATTTTTCAAGACGACGCTTACATTTCGTTAAACTATCTTGAGCAAAAAGGCGAAATCTATCGAAAGCGGGATCATGGCATCGAATGCCTACCCATGCCTATTGAAAAAGGGGAGCCTTTATTCTTTGAATTGCGATCTTTTATTGACTGTATCTATTCCAAAGATTCTCCTCTTGTTGGCGGGAAGGAAGCGGTTGAAGCCCTCAAATTAGCAGTAGAAATCACAGAAATCATTCGCTCGAATAAAGTGAATTGA
- the infB gene encoding translation initiation factor IF-2: MNSKKCSPTNEIKSFASNSPNRLSLDKPKKSTKEADFSLTAKEKKPKAVVATTVDAEERKEKTKKEDKKDSSLSILPPLEKENNKAIPVLEASKQTAPKEGEKRVIAIKGPVSVKELAALIGIKPFQLIHHLMEMNIFASMTQLLDEGVIQGVCQRLGIIIQTDKKERHAQVHAAPLVKPKAQTPPPQPVSNIKLRAPVVTFMGHVDHGKTSLLDAIRQTKVAAGEAGGITQHIGAYTVVKDGRSITFIDTPGHEAFTAMRARGASITDIVVLVVAADDGVMPQTLEAINHARNAKVPIIVAINKIDLPGANPLRVKSQLQEIGLVPEEYGGDTIFCEVSAIKKIGIDNLLDMILLQAEILELKANYEGNAKARVIESQIEKGRGPTATVIIQSGHLKVGDIVLCGIYYGKVRALIDDTGKNLKEAFPSMPVKILGLNGAPLPGEELVVEKDEKKVKEIVQERIEALKKDREASLTPKVTLENIFQAIEEGQKKTLNIVLKADVQGSLEALIGQLKKISSQKVDLDIIHSGVGSISESDILLAKAAGGLVIGFNTKTDSAAAALAKREGVQIKLFSVIYELVDQVKEAMSGLLEPELRESIVGTAIVKKVFELSKYKVAGCMVQSGRIIRGGLARVLRGKQPIYDGEILSLKRFQDEVSEVRMGFECGIRLGNFNDYEPDDIIQCYQLEKVPQSL, from the coding sequence ATGAATTCGAAAAAATGTTCACCAACAAATGAAATAAAATCGTTTGCTAGCAATTCGCCCAATAGACTTTCTTTAGACAAACCTAAGAAGTCCACCAAGGAGGCTGATTTTTCATTGACTGCAAAAGAAAAAAAACCTAAAGCAGTGGTTGCCACTACCGTGGATGCAGAAGAGAGAAAAGAAAAAACCAAAAAAGAAGACAAAAAAGATTCTTCTCTATCCATTCTTCCTCCTCTAGAGAAAGAAAACAATAAAGCTATTCCAGTTCTAGAAGCATCTAAGCAAACCGCCCCCAAGGAAGGGGAAAAGCGCGTGATTGCTATCAAAGGGCCAGTCTCAGTAAAAGAATTAGCTGCCTTGATTGGAATCAAACCTTTTCAGCTTATTCACCATTTGATGGAAATGAACATATTCGCTTCCATGACCCAGTTGCTAGACGAAGGGGTCATTCAGGGAGTATGTCAGAGACTTGGAATAATTATACAGACTGACAAAAAGGAACGGCATGCACAAGTTCATGCAGCACCCTTAGTCAAGCCAAAGGCTCAAACCCCACCCCCCCAACCCGTATCTAATATTAAATTAAGAGCGCCTGTAGTAACTTTCATGGGGCATGTGGATCATGGGAAGACTTCGCTACTTGATGCCATAAGACAAACAAAAGTTGCGGCAGGAGAAGCCGGTGGAATAACCCAACATATTGGTGCTTATACAGTGGTTAAAGATGGACGATCCATAACATTTATTGATACTCCTGGACATGAAGCTTTCACAGCTATGCGTGCCCGCGGAGCTTCGATCACTGATATTGTGGTTTTAGTTGTAGCTGCCGATGATGGAGTCATGCCTCAAACCTTAGAAGCCATTAATCATGCCCGCAACGCCAAAGTTCCTATTATCGTTGCTATAAACAAAATAGACCTGCCAGGAGCTAATCCTCTACGGGTAAAATCTCAACTTCAAGAGATCGGTCTTGTTCCCGAGGAATATGGGGGAGATACCATTTTTTGTGAAGTCTCAGCTATCAAAAAAATTGGTATCGACAACCTCCTCGATATGATTTTACTTCAAGCTGAAATCCTTGAATTAAAAGCCAATTATGAAGGCAATGCCAAAGCTAGGGTGATCGAATCGCAGATAGAAAAAGGCAGGGGGCCAACGGCCACAGTGATTATCCAATCGGGTCATCTAAAAGTCGGAGATATTGTTCTTTGTGGGATTTATTATGGGAAAGTCCGAGCTCTTATTGATGATACCGGGAAGAACCTCAAAGAGGCATTCCCTTCTATGCCCGTCAAGATTCTTGGTCTCAACGGAGCCCCTCTCCCTGGAGAAGAATTGGTCGTTGAAAAGGATGAAAAGAAGGTAAAAGAAATAGTTCAGGAAAGAATCGAAGCCCTTAAGAAAGACCGAGAAGCCTCTCTTACACCTAAAGTCACTCTAGAAAACATCTTCCAGGCAATTGAAGAAGGTCAAAAAAAGACTTTGAATATTGTTCTTAAAGCCGATGTTCAAGGCTCACTGGAAGCTCTCATTGGTCAATTGAAAAAAATCTCCAGTCAAAAAGTCGATTTAGACATCATTCATTCTGGCGTGGGTTCCATTTCAGAATCTGATATCCTTCTAGCAAAGGCTGCCGGTGGACTTGTCATCGGATTTAATACAAAAACTGACTCTGCTGCAGCTGCGTTGGCAAAAAGAGAAGGAGTTCAAATTAAGCTTTTCAGTGTTATTTATGAACTAGTTGACCAAGTCAAAGAAGCAATGTCTGGTCTTCTAGAACCTGAACTACGAGAGTCTATTGTCGGCACAGCCATAGTCAAGAAAGTCTTTGAATTGTCTAAATACAAAGTAGCAGGTTGTATGGTCCAATCTGGACGGATTATTCGAGGTGGATTAGCTAGAGTTTTACGGGGTAAACAGCCCATATACGATGGTGAAATTCTTTCGCTGAAGCGCTTTCAAGATGAAGTATCAGAAGTGAGGATGGGGTTTGAATGTGGTATTCGTCTAGGAAATTTCAATGATTATGAGCCTGATGATATTATTCAATGTTATCAATTGGAAAAGGTGCCACAAAGTTTATAA
- a CDS encoding ABC transporter permease, translating to MFIYFVRRILSSLFVLFGIISLTFFLVRLAPGNPFSAERNISPAILRNLEARYKLSGSLLEQYKNYLLNLCHGDLMLSTRYRNRSVNEIIGQTLPVSITLGGCSFALALAFGISSGCLSAFFWNKPFDKITQGITLMGISIPSFVLAPICVLVFAILLRLLPPAGWGSIEKIILPAFCLGIPYGCVVSRLTRSAMLEVLHSDYIRTAKAKGLTESSILFVHGLKAAASPIIAYSGPLAANLLTGSMVIEQIFGISGMGSFFVDGVLNRDVFLVSGVTLVYSLLLILFNLLADMLCLLFDKRIVLE from the coding sequence ATGTTTATATATTTTGTCAGACGTATTCTCTCTTCTCTTTTTGTGCTTTTTGGAATTATATCTCTAACCTTTTTTCTTGTCAGACTCGCTCCAGGCAATCCCTTTAGTGCCGAAAGGAATATTTCTCCTGCTATTCTTCGAAATCTTGAAGCCCGTTATAAGCTTAGTGGATCACTACTCGAACAGTACAAAAATTACCTATTGAACCTTTGTCATGGCGACTTAATGCTTTCTACCAGGTATCGCAATCGCTCAGTAAACGAAATCATTGGTCAAACTCTACCTGTTTCGATAACCCTTGGGGGTTGCTCTTTTGCTTTAGCCCTTGCCTTTGGTATTAGCAGTGGTTGTTTAAGCGCTTTTTTTTGGAATAAACCTTTTGACAAGATTACTCAAGGGATCACTCTAATGGGAATTTCAATTCCAAGTTTTGTGCTTGCTCCTATTTGCGTGCTGGTGTTTGCAATCCTTTTGAGACTCCTTCCCCCCGCTGGCTGGGGATCAATAGAAAAAATCATCCTCCCTGCTTTCTGCCTTGGTATTCCTTATGGGTGCGTGGTTTCCCGATTAACTAGAAGTGCAATGCTTGAAGTACTTCATTCCGACTATATACGGACTGCTAAAGCCAAAGGATTGACCGAATCATCCATTCTCTTTGTGCATGGCTTAAAAGCAGCAGCCAGTCCCATAATTGCCTACAGTGGGCCTTTAGCCGCTAATTTGCTGACAGGATCGATGGTTATCGAACAGATTTTTGGGATCAGTGGTATGGGTTCTTTTTTTGTCGATGGAGTGCTCAATAGAGATGTTTTTCTAGTAAGCGGCGTCACACTCGTATATTCTCTTTTACTCATCTTGTTTAATCTCCTGGCCGATATGCTATGCCTCCTGTTCGACAAAAGAATTGTTTTGGAATAA